The Ipomoea triloba cultivar NCNSP0323 chromosome 13, ASM357664v1 genomic interval tattctttataatttataaagaaaCCTTTTTTATCAAGCTACACACAACAGTAAGGCATGAACATATACCACCTAAATAATAACACGAACATCATTTTATAGTTGTGCCATACTTACCAATTGATCTGCAAGCATTAGAACTGTTTTCAAGTTGAACTTCCTATTGCAGTAGTTAAACAAGTCTTCTAAGCTTGGGCAAAGAAGGTAATAACCATCGCAGTGTATTCTCCTTCAACTTTAAAGTACCTAAAATTGGGAATTCCAActtacaataacaataaaaaaaaaaaaaaaatacaacatgAATCAGCTCATCAAAAGCAAAAGTAGAACTGATCTTTGATTCGTGATGAAGCTGAGTGTGGTTAGATTTTATTGATtctttgaaaaaagaaaactagAGCTCTATTTTGATGCAACATTCTTTATAGAACAGTGAAAGGAAATAACatcatattttcaaattaatgcAATAGATGATAGGACAACGTCATATTAATGATGGTTATTGGTAATTGTcatgttgaaaatatttatgcagataaatattttattaatgacaatatttatgacaaacTTAACTCCTTAAATGAAAGATCGAGAAAGATGTACACAACACCaaatattttatcttttatctGTAATACTAGTTAAATAAAGCGCTTTGCGCAATTGAATGAATGTCCaatgtttaaaaaattgtccaatatcagagttggcataattgacaataattgattaaataatagtacaatatttataaaataatgtacaattgtaccattatagaaataataaaaaatattaatactataatgacctaaatcattcccATTAATGCAAAAACATAAGTGAAGTATTGAGTCTTTgttctaaataataaaaagaaaataatctgtagaaccattcatttcaacaaacaattagaTACtctaacattttttagttcGGTTAAGGcataactttattggctcttattagataTTAGATATGTAGATTTTGTAGATGTAAAtattacacataatttttttttttttacttactagcattactaattataaaattattgtgtaactaattataaaattattgtctaatcatttattaattattacgaAAATAATCATTATCTTATTTAAACATTTTGATCAATCAcaattacttttaaaataatcaccaaatCATTAGCAATCATTATCTTGATACTCACTTATCacaaatcattaattaaatacCTATCACAAATCATTTTTCCTAAATATTAATGTCATGCGGCATCTCTGATCTCACATGTTAAATCCCAATTCCCAAAACGTACTCTCACATGTTGAATCCCAATTCAAAAAAGTGTCGGCGTTGGGGTTATGATTCTATTGTTGACAGTGGGACAACTTTCATTGAGTTCATATATGTCATGTCATTATTACATTTAAGTGAGCTTTAAATGAACTTTCCTATTTTGGTTACTCAATCATCGATTGCAACTGTTGGGCTAGTGTTTTGCAACTATTTATAATAGAGATTGAAGTGGAGCAGCAAGCCAAGCTTTAAGATTCTTTCCtgaacacaaattttaattgtaattgcaTTTTCAATGGCATGTTTATCTGCTCCACTGCTGTTCTGTGTAAAAAGAAGCAAGCCTCAGCTTATTGTGCCATCAATCTCCACACCTCATGAACAAAAACCGCTTTCCGATATCGACGATCAAGGCACCATTCGAGTTCATATTCCAGTTTTGATGTTTTACAGGAACTGTGTTGAAAGGAGAGGGGAAGATCCAGCAATGGCTATCAAAGAAGGGTTAGCTAAAGCACTTGTTTTCTACTATCCCTTGGCGGGTAGGATTTTTGAAGGGGAGAATAGAAAACTGATAGTGAATTGCAATGGGAAAGGGATTTTGTTTGTTGAAGCAAAAGCGAATGTCAAGCTTGAGCAGCTAAGTGATAAATCCATGCAGCCACCATGTCCATACTTGAAGCAACTCCTCCACACTGTGCCTGGCTCCAAAGGGATCATTGATTGCCCTCTTCTACTTATTCAAGTAATATAATAGCgagctatttatttattttctcttgAATTACTTCATTATTTAAAACTTTACTTTAGCAGTCACCTTCTCTAGACTACCTTCATTTTGTTGAGAGTTTGAATGAGGGTTGAAGAAGACAGAAAAGGAAAGTTTTCTACCTAATATTCAAGGTTGATAAGTGAAAATGTAGGGACAAATACTACTCCGtacattataataaaattagtagtactaaaaaaatgtgaaaatcgtaaacttttttttttctctctagaGATACCAATCATTGAATGAAATTACAAATTGACAAAATTTGACATGATCGCTAAAGTTAATACAAAAAAtgttatcaaattatttgtcaaaaactaTGGTGGTGTATTCAATTCACACTTTataacttttataaactttaaaaatttgaaggCATCCCATTCAAAATTTTAGAGAGTCTTTAAAAATTGGTTAGgtttcatttcaaaattttaaagtttgtaAAATTCAGGTGATACTtgatttaaacttttaaagagtGTTTAAAAATCAATTCATATTTAAACTTTTTATAGGCTCTTTTGATAATAAgacttttgtaaaaaaaaaaaaaaaagacagaagggtcaaataggcctatGTACTACAAGTGATTGTTCATTCAGCACCATGAAGTACAATATGGTCAATCTAGATCCTCAAACTTATTACTTTGGAGCAAGCAAACCCTCTAACcaatttgtgacctgtaattgcaggtattacaggtcatctaGAGTTCTGGTGAACCTCCGACGAACATCCAGCTAAATTCCGGCAACTATAGTAACAAGATCAACGACCGGCGATCGTTGACTGTCGTTGTCGCCGGTCGTGTTCTACCAAAGATGACTAGTCGCCTTCTCTGCCCGTGCAAAACACGACCGGCGACAGCGACAGTCAACGATCGCCGGTCATTGATCTTGTGATTATAGTTGTCGGAATTTAGTCGGATGTTCGTCGCAGGTTCACCAGAACTCtagatgacctgtaatacctgcaattacaggtcacaaattgGTTAGAGGGTTTGCTTGctccaaaataataagtttgagggtctagatggaccatattgtagttcatggtgctggatgaacaatcacTTGTAGTATataggcctatttgacccttctgccaaacaaaaaaaaaatcctcaaaTATGAGAATAAATTCCACTAAAGGTCATCCGAGTTTGAGATATTACTAGTTTTGGTCCTCAACTTACAAGCCTATCACATTAAGTCCTCCAACTTTTCTAAAACTACTACTAATAGTCCAAATTCTACTAAAGGTCCTCTGAGTTTGAGGCACTACCACCTTTGGTCCTCACTGGTCCTCAACTTACAAGTTTATCATAATATAAGTCTTCCAACTTCTCTAAAGCTACCACTAATAGTCCttcattggttttttttttaatttgtaaaagtACAGTGAAATTGGAGGGCAAAGTAGTAATATCCACTTTTCTTCCCAATCAATATAAGGATAatcttaaaatcaaaatttgtaagGAGATTTAGAGAGTTGTTGTGTGAAATGATCTGTACTATGGggaaagtattttttttgtatgtCAACAAAATCACGTATTCTAGGAAAACGTATGTATATTTTCCTTTATATCAACAATTAGAGaaattttttacatatttttttttaattttcataagtGTGAAGATTTAGTAGAGTTAAGATATTATATctaccatattttttttttaccaagtagagtaaaaaatgagtatttaaaaTTATGAGTTAATGTTTAGGGTTTACAATTGGGCAGTTTCataattgtgaaaataaatttgtaaattctaaCATTTGTTTATAAATGACACAACttaacttaagaaaaaaaatagaaattatttgtgattaaaatatagaaatacAGTTGATAGTATTGGATATTATACTCAATCTATCAaactaatacatatatatataatccaaaatATAGAATATGCACATTTAGATCCAATAAGTGTGTTTCTAATTATAGTACAATTTTTAGGACtcatttacaaaaaaaaattataaaaaaaaacataggactatttgtggtaactTTAGAGAAGTTGACTTGTTGGGGTAGGCTTATAAGTTGAGTATTAAAGCTGGTAGCATCTCAAACTCAGAGGACTGGTATTGGTAGTTTTAGAGAAGTTAGAGAACTTATTAGGGTAGGCTTGTAAGTTGAGGACCAAAGTTGATAATGCCTCTAACTTGGAAGACCTTtatagggcgtttggttggagggaatttgaattacattcccacttaattcccacctaattccaaAAGTAACTAAATTCCTTaatttggttggagagaatttcaattccttcattttcatggaattagaatcccatggtcCCCCTTAGGATTTTAATTCCGtgaattttaggaagaaaaaaagagaatcATAAGGCAAAATTACCCATCCcctttttttaacctaaaattaatgCCCCACATTCCCTTCTAGATGATAGCGTGTATTATTCTTCAACTACTGTCAATAGAGAACGTCGTTCTTAAACAATAATCATTTTAGGccaaccttaatcaagtatgttttctcaaaactcttttaagtatttaaatttgatgtgtATATAGCGTATTTGCTTACAgtttggaaaacaaaattttgaatttaatatgttatattttttttgggtgtttgaatatgcaaatggATCTAAGAGATACTTGTCATATaagatgattaataataatagtaatagtaatattaatagtaatagtaatagtaataataataatataataataataataacaacaacaacagcaacaacaacaacaatgatgggcattttgaactttatactacttagtccctttcaattcccaatgtataccaaacactagaattgaaatttccagtaattttattattcctgcaaaccaaacactagaatttaaactccactttattccaacattattcttttcccattgaAAATACAATTCCTTTCCCATATAATTcattccatccaaccaaacgccctgttactGGAATTTActccaaatataaatactaaaaatcCATCTCTCAAACGCAAATTTCTAAACCTTTTGGTATTATTTCAACCTTGGATTAAACATTTTGGAGAAATATTTACTTTCGGATTCGTAAAAAATTGCTACACGTACTTTTTATGTTTtactttctatttatttatttcaaatatcaACTTACTACACATTATCACAtcaaaaagtgaaaaagagaGTGATCGATTTTTGTAGGGGCATATATcactatactattaataatcgAGTAAAAAAGACTCTTAACTAACCAATGTGGACAAGCTGACTAAACTTGTTGACGTACCTAACTCTGTACATCACTTAAAAATATCATCATTATCTAATACCTTTCCACCCATTTAATAGCATTACTTGCGTATAATGTATTGTGATGTAGGTAACCCGTTTTACTTGTGGTGGCTTTGCATTGGGAATAAGGTTCAACCACACTATGATGGATGCCCAAGGGTTCATTCAGTTTGTAAATGCGGTGAGTGAACTGGTACAGGGTGCTTCTGTTCCTTCAATAATTCCGAGTTGGGAGAGAGGCCTCTTAACTGCAAGGCCAACCCCAACCATCACCTACGAACACAACGAGTTCAAGGGTTTCGAGTTATCCAAGACTACAAGGTGGTGGGACTTTGAAAAATTGTTGCGTACCACCAAATTCATCAACGTACAAAAGCTGGCAAGTGACCCTTGTGTGTTTTTTAGCAAAAATATATGTCACTCCCTCTTGATCAAACGTTCTTTCACTTTTGGCTCAAGAGAGTTGCAAGCTATCAAGGACCAATGCCCTTCAAGTACCACATTCGAGGCACTTTCTGCGTGCTTATGGAAATGTCGTACCATTGCTCTCCTACCAGACCCTAATTCAACAGTGTTGTTGACCATTGTTGTCAATATACGAGAAAGGTTGCAAGACTCGAAACTGCCCCTTGGATACTATGGTAATGCAATCGTATTAGCGGCAGCGGTGACCACAGCCAAATTGTTGTGTTCAAATCCGATATCATACGCAGCCAAATTGATTAGGGAGGCTAAAAATGCTGTTAACGACGATTATGTAAAATCGACTATAGATCTTATGGTAACTAGTGGCAGACCAAGGGGGACTGTACTAAGGAACTTCTTAATAACAGACAATTCAAGATTTGGATATGATGATGTGGATTTTGGGTGGGGTAAGCCTGTAATTGGTGGCGTTTATGGCGTTGGGTATGGCGTTGGGTTCTTGGTATCTCATAAAATGATGGAAGACACAAAGGGTAAACTGGTGGCGTTAGCTTTGCCTCCATTAATTATGGAAAAATTTCAATATGAGCTTAGGAAGATGACTCGAGCACAAAAGtgattttttctatttatacaTGTAATGAGAGGGAATAAACGTTAAGTCTCCTATTTCCATCTAAATTGTTTATTTGGATCTTTTGCTTTGATGTTGTTAGtagttttaaacttttaatattttattttcacacaTATGTCCTTATTATGAATAAACTATTAATGTCATGGCGCGTGTTTgactaactaattaattatttattaattatatatgtttattatttcatGTTGAATAATTCTATATGTCAACCAAAATCCTAACTTACAAGATCTTATTTCTTTGTTAGATATACTACGTTCTAGTTGTTCATACACATATGCAAAGACATTAGGACAACTGGAGACTGATTGTTTTTAGTACAGTCAATGAACTGCATAACCCCATTACAAACTCTCTCATgaaaaattttgacaatttatCTATGATTGATATCAATAGGTCAGCGAATCAGATTGTCCGTAATGGCTCTCAGACTGTCCCTTTATTGTATCATTCTTTTTTTACTGaaattatagaataataatattcttcttttggttttcagaaaaaagaagaagatatatacaatacaatagaagatagatagatattgtgaacaaagaaatttgaatatatataaaattcaaaattcctgttacatgtatatatatcaatatgggGTGTGGGTACAATATCTCTGGAtgatcctctgattcttcaattgatgtcttgacgCTCCATTGAAGGACCCTCGGattcaattgatgtcttgacgCTCCATCGAAGGACCCCCGGATCTTGACGCTCCATCGAAGGACCCCCGGATCTCTAGTGGCTTGATTTGACgaagaacttatatgtttgttctcCTGAAGGGCGGCATGGAGGAGCTTGGGGGGCTTTTACTgcttttattatgattttttcgAGATgtttacataaaaataaaagctaCTATTTATAAGAGTAGGATAgaagagttttgataaattcaaactcttttgctattatctaattaacaaattagataatatcaatattatccaaatatatattcaaatctaataaaaactaattacatttgttaaattttcagtgtcaacaGATATATACAGTTTATTCGATCCGATCTCTCTCAGAATCAATGGCTTCACCTGTGTCAGCTTCGGGGAATCCCAATAACCCTAACTTGATGATTTCTTCGCCGTTTCCCCCACCCTCTGCTTCTTATACGCAGCCGACTGGAGACGGAGGCGGAGGCAGAGGCAGCGTGCGTTACAACCGCACCATTTCTAAAGGCCGGCATTTGAGTGGCTATCACATTCTATACGATATAGATGTGAGATTGCCTGGTGAGGTGCCGATTAAAGCCGATCGTATTGGCATTTCAAATCATTCTCCATTTCCTGGCCTTGTTTTAGGCAGGAGACTCGCAGTTGCCAAGACACACATATGCTATCCGTTTGGACCTATGATGTCACTCATTCGGGTCCTTAACGTCAAAAGTGTTTTAACATCAACGATTCAAGGTC includes:
- the LOC116001348 gene encoding methanol O-anthraniloyltransferase-like; its protein translation is MACLSAPLLFCVKRSKPQLIVPSISTPHEQKPLSDIDDQGTIRVHIPVLMFYRNCVERRGEDPAMAIKEGLAKALVFYYPLAGRIFEGENRKLIVNCNGKGILFVEAKANVKLEQLSDKSMQPPCPYLKQLLHTVPGSKGIIDCPLLLIQVTRFTCGGFALGIRFNHTMMDAQGFIQFVNAVSELVQGASVPSIIPSWERGLLTARPTPTITYEHNEFKGFELSKTTRWWDFEKLLRTTKFINVQKLASDPCVFFSKNICHSLLIKRSFTFGSRELQAIKDQCPSSTTFEALSACLWKCRTIALLPDPNSTVLLTIVVNIRERLQDSKLPLGYYGNAIVLAAAVTTAKLLCSNPISYAAKLIREAKNAVNDDYVKSTIDLMVTSGRPRGTVLRNFLITDNSRFGYDDVDFGWGKPVIGGVYGVGYGVGFLVSHKMMEDTKGKLVALALPPLIMEKFQYELRKMTRAQK